Sequence from the Schaalia sp. 19OD2882 genome:
GTCAGCGCCGGCACCAAGTAGCCCATGGACTTGCCCGTGCCGGTACCGGCCTGGACCATGAGGTGCTCACCGGAGGCGATGGCCGCGCAGGTCTCGCGCACCATCGTCTCCTGGCCGGCCCTCCTGGTCCCGCCCATGGCGGAGACGAGGTCGTGCAGGACAGCCAAGCTGGTCGAAGTCAGTTCACCGGCTGCGCCGGCGTCCTCGTCCTCGAAGTCGTCTTGGACCCCTTCGGTCCGCCCATTCCCGGCAGCGCCCTCGGCCGTCTCACGCACCGGCGTCCCCGAGGACCGACTCGCTGACATCGGCCTGGTCGAGGCGCGCCGCCAAGGCAGGGTCCACCCGTGCCACCAGGCGGGTCCCGGCGGCCACGTACTCCTCCGAATCGACCTCGCCCTCCTCGTGGACCTGGTGGACCAGGTCCCCGCGCGAGTAGGGCACGACCACGTCGACAGCAACCCGGGGTCTGGGCAGCATGTCCTGCAGGCGCAGGCGGAGCTCGTCGACGCCCTGGCCCGTCCAGGCGGAGGCGACCACCGAATCCGGCAGAGTCGAGCGCAGCAACGCCAGTTGTTCAGGGGCGGCCAGGTCTGCCTTGTTGAGGACGATGAGCTCGGGGATGTCGCGGGCACCGTCGATGGTGTCCAGGACGGCGTGCACGGCGGCCACTTGACCGGCCGGATCCGGGTGGGCGGCATCGACCACGTGCAAGATGACGTCGGCCTCGGCAACCTCCTCCAAGGTCGAACGGAAGGCCTCGACCAGCTGGGTCGGCAGGTTCCTGACGAAACCGACGGTGTCCGTGAGCGTGAAGACGCGGCCATCGGGCGTCGTCGAACGGCGAACCGTCGGGTCCAGGGTGGCGAAGAGGGCGTTTTCGACAAGGACGTCGGCACCAGTGATCCGATTGAGCAGAGTGGACTTGCCGGCATTGGTGTATCCGGCGATGGCCACCGAAGGAACTCCCCCACGCCTGCGCGAGGCACGCTGGGTGCGCCGGGACGGCTCCATGTCGCGGATCTGTGCGCGAAGGCGAGCCATGCGCGTGCGGATGCGGCGCCGATCCAATTCGATCTTCGTCTCACCTGGCCCACGCGAGCCGATGCCCTCGCCGCTGGCCACACGGCCACCCGCCTGGCGGGACATGGATTCGCCCCAACCTCGAAGGCGCGGCAGCAGGTACTCCAACTGGGCCAGTTCCACCTGGGCCTTGCCTTCACGGGACTTGGCGTGCTGGGCGAAGATGTCGAGGATCAGCGCAGTACGGTCGACCACCTTGACCTTGACGACGTCCTCCAAGCCGCGGCGCTGGCTGGGAGCCAGTTCTGAGTCGACGATGACCGTGTCCGCGCCGTTGGCCGCGACCAGTTCCGCGAGTTCCCTGGCCTTGCCGGAGCCGAGGAATGTCGCCGGGTCGGGGTTTGCCCTCTTCTGGATGATGCCGTCGAGCACTTCCGAGCCGGCGGTCTCCGCCAGGGCGGCCAGTTCGCGCAGGGAAACCTCTGCCTCTTCCTCGGTGCCCGTTGTGCGCAAGCCCACCAGGACGACCTTTTCGAGTCGGATCTGGCGATACTCGACCTCGGAGACGTCTTCGAGTTCCGTTGACAGGCCATGGACGCGTCTGGTGCCCGATCGCGCCTCGCGTTCGAGGGCTCCGGCGTCGCCTCGCGTGTCCTGCCCTTCGGTCGAGGCCAGGGCGGTGCCCCGTCTGGCCAGGATGCGTGCCACCACGTCCTCGACCCTGCGGGTCTCTTCTCCGGAGGGCACGCGGTCGGGTGCGTCCTCGTACCCGCGGGGCACGGCCCCGCCCTCATCCACTGTCACATCTCCCCCTCACGCACCTCCTGCGGCCGGTCGGCCGCCCGGGTCCCTTGGACCTGCCGTCCAAGTCTTGCACGAGGCACTCACGTCTTCGCCCGTGGCACACTTCCTCCCCCGCGCCGCCCGCTCCGACTTTCCCCCGCGCCGCCCGCTCCGACTTTCCCCCGCGCCGCCGGCTCCCCCTAACCTTGGAGGCATGGAGCAGCAGTACTTCACCGACCAGCCAGCCGCCACCGAGGCCGAACTGCGCCGCTTGCACGTGAGCGTGCGCGGCTTCGAGGTGGAGATGTGGGTCTCCGACAAGGTCTTCTCCGGCTCACGGCTGGACCTGGGCACCCGCCAGCTGCTCGCCGAGGCACCCGCTCTGCCGGGGTCCGGCACCTTCCTGGACTTGGGCTGCGGATGGGGCCCGGTGGCGGTGGCCATGGCCCTGGAATCCCCTGGGGCCACCGTTTGGGCGGTGGATGTCAACACGCGCGCCCTGGAGCTCACGCGCCGAAATGCGGTGCACAACGAGACCTCCAATGTCGTGCCGATGGCCGCTGACCAGGCCTTGACACGTGCGCGTGCCGAGGGGGTGCGTTTCGACGCGATCTGGTCCAACCCGCCGGTAAGGATCGGCAAGGAGGCGATGCACGTGATGCTCACCTCGTGGTTGGACCTTCTCAGTGATCAGGGTGTTGCGCACTTGGTGGTCCAGAGGAACATGGGCGCGGATTCGCTCACGGCGTGGCTTTGTGAACGGGGCTATCGTGCGGGAAAGATCGCCTCGAAGAAGGGCTACCGGATCATCGAGGTCCACCCCCGTTCTTCGTGAGATTCGGCGGTCGGTCCGTGAGATTCGGCGGTCGGTCGGTGAGTTTCGTTCGTCATTGGTTGTGTGGCGGGTTTTGGGTGGGAGTGTTCGGGGGCGAGGGCGGGGCCGCGTGAAGGGTGGGGCGGCGGATTCGAGGGCGGTTTGGGGTTGGGCAGTCTGGATGGTTTTGGTGCGTTGGGGGAGGGTGTGAGCAGTGAATCCATCGACTCCAGCTGAGGACGAATTGGAGTTCCCGTCCGAGGGGCCGTCGTTCGCCCGCGCTTGCCAAAGAGGCGCACTACTCGCATGAGGAATTCATGACGGTTTTCATTGCTGAGGCCTCGCCGGTGACCCATGCGCAGGCATGGGCATGTCCGGTGTACTTGGCTGCCGCTTCTGCGTCTCCAACCGTCCAATTCTTCGTGACGGCGTGGGGCGCGGTCGGCTTCTCAAGGTCCGGGTCCACGGGCCGAACCAGCTTCCCATCCGGGCCCACCACATACCCACCGGAGATGACGACACCTGCAAACCGGGCAAACTGTTGGAAGGCCGGGCTCGAAGAGCCTGCGTCGACAGAGTGCTCGGACCTGCCCAGAATCAGGGGCCCCGCCCTCGTCATTGCTGGAAGAACATGCGCTCACCAGCCCCAATGAGCCAAACACGCTCCCCGCAACAAGGCACGCAAACGCACACCTGCACGCGTCCCACCACGAACCACCACCGAGCCTCACGCGCCAGGCGCTTCAGGAACCAAAGGGAAACCGATCGGGCCCAACCAAAGCCCCACCTCGACAGCAGGACACCATCGCCCACACCAAGAGAGACCACCCCCGACCACGACAGACGAACCTCACGGAACCACCGACGAATCTCGCGGAAGGACCGACGAATCTCACGGGGAGGAGGTGCCGACTTGGCATCGGAGTGCTTCGACCTGGCGTTGGACTGCTTTGATGGCGCTGGCAAGCAGCTGCCGGGGCCCGGCGGCCGGTAGCCAGACGACCCGAGGGTCGGGCCGCAACCACTTGAGCTGCCTGCGAACCAGTTGGCGAGTGGCCAATGAGACCGCATCAACGGCCTCGTCCGGAGTCATCTCCCCGTCGAGCACCGCAAGCGCCTGCGCGTAACCGGTTGCCTTGGACGCGGTGCGCCCCGCACGAAGTCCCACGGCCTCCAAGGCCCGGACCTCCTCGACCAGCCCCTGGTCGAACATGGCGTGGGTGCGCACCTCGATCCGCTGGTCGACCTCCTGGCGACTCCTGTCCACGCCGATCATGAGCGCCGGCCGGTGGAAGACGTGACGAGGCATCTGCGAGGAGTACGGGCGTCCGGTCAGGCTGATGACCTCCAGGGCGCGCACGATCCGGCGAGTGTTTCTCGCATCGATGCGCCCAGCCGAGACCGGGTCCAACTCTTCCAGGCGTGCATGCAGCCGCTGCACGCCCCCAACCGACACCGCCTCTGCCTCGAGGCGCGCACGCACTTCGGGATCGGTGCCAGGAAAGTCGATGACGTCCAGCAGTGCGCGCTGGTAGAGACCCGAGCCTCCAGCCACCACGGCCACTCCCCCACGCCGGTGGATCGCGGCCACATCCGCGCGCGCCTCACACTGGTAGCGGGCCGCCGAAGGCTCTTCGGTGACCTCAAGGGTGTCGATCTGGTGGTGGGCAATGCCTCGCCTCTCCTCGACGGGCGTCTTCGCAGTGCCGATGTCCATGCCCCGGTAGAACTGCATGGAGTCCGCCGACACCAGCTCCCCCGGGCCCGTGGCGCCCAGCACCTGCGGGAGCGCCTCGGCAAGGTCCAACGCCAGGTCCGACTTTCCCGAGGCCGTCGGCCCCACGACTGCGACGACAAGGTCACCCGGTCGCGCGAGGGCCAAGTCGGGTCTCGGCTGGTCGGTCATGGGTTCCACCTGCTCATTTTACGAGGGCGGGAGGGCCTGCCGACAGGTCAGCGGCCGCCCACGCGAAGGGTGGGGATTCCCAGTTGGACCCGGGAATCCGCGGCCTCTTCCTCGGCGCGGTGGCGCGCCTGCCAGGCGTCGCCCGCACGCGTGCGCCGCACCTCGAAGAGACCACCGGTCAGGGCGGAGTCGGCAATGAGGTGGTGGGGCGCCCCGTGGGTGACCCTCGCGCGAACCATGTCTCCGGGACGAGGACGCCCGCCCTCGTTCGTGCCCCCGTCAACGCCCTCGGGCAGGGCCACATGAACCAGGCGGTTGTCGCGGGCTCGCCCGGAAATGCGAGCGGTCGCCCCGTCCTTGCGTCCCTCACCCTCACCGATGAGCACCTCGACCTCGGTTCCGGCCAGTTTCGCATTGTCCTCTTCGCAGATGCTCTCTTGCACGGCGACCAGGCGCTTGTAGCGCTCCAACGCCACCTCGGCGGGCACCTGGTCGGTGCGGTCGGCGGCCGGCGTGCCGGGGCGGGGTGAGTACAGGAAGGTGAAGGCACTGGCGAAACGCGCCTCGCGCACCACCTCGAGGGTCTGGGCGAAGTCCTCTTCACTCTCCCCCGGGAAGCCGACGATGATGTCGGTGGAGATGGCCGCCTCAGGTATTGCCTCGCGTACGCGTGAGAGGATGCCCATGAATCTCTCGCGTCGGTAGGAGCGGCGCATCTGACGGAGCACCGCGTCCGAACCCGACTGGAGGGGCATGTGCAGGCTCGGCATGACTGTGGGAGTCTCGGCCATGGCGGCGATGACGTCGTTGGTGAAAGCTGCCGGGTGCGGGCTGGTGAAGCGTACGCGCTCCAGCCCCTCGACCGCGCCGACCGCGCGAAGGAGTTTGGCGAAGGCGCCGCGTTCGCCGAAACCGACCCCGTAGGAGTTGACGTTCTGCCCCAGCAGCGTCACTTCGATGGCGCCTTGGGCGGCTACGGCCTGGACCTCGGACAGGATCTCTCCCGGACGGCGGTCTCGTTCCTTTCCTCGCAGGTGGGGGACGATGCAGAAGGTGCAGGTGTTGTTGCAGCCCACGGAAATGGACACCCACGCGGCGTAGGCGCTCTCGCGGTGGGTGGGCAGGGTGGAGGGAAAGACTTTGAGAGCTTCCTCGATCTCGACGGCGGCGGCCCGGTTGTGTTCGGCGCGGCGCAGCAGGGCCGGCAGGACGTCGATGTTGTGGGTGCCGAAGACTGCGTCGACCCACGGGGCCTTTTCCACGATGCCGTCGCGCATCTGCTGGGCCAAGCACCCTCCCACGGCGATCTGCATCCCGGGGCGCGCCCGTTTGACGGAGGCGAGTTGTCCAAGGTTGCCGAAGAGGCGTGTGGCGGCGTTCTCGCGTACGGAACAGGTGTTGATGACGACGACGTCGGCCCCCATGTCGCCGGCGTCGGTGGCGCGCGCGGCCGCTTGTGGCACCAGATGGACGGGTACCAGTCCGGCTGCGTCCAGCAGTCCGGCGATCCGTTCGGAGTCGTGTTCATTCATCTGGCAGCCCAAGGTGCGTACGGCGTAGGTGCGCGGGGCGGCGGTCATTTCGAGGCTCATCACGGGTGAGTCTAGTGGGCGCCTTGGTCCGTCCGGTCTCGGCGGGGACGAGGGCGTGGCAGGTGTTCCCCACCTCACGGGTGGGGTGCGTTCAGCTGCCCGCGCCGAAGAGGCGCTTGTACCACGGAACCTTCACCGGGGTTGGTGGGGCCGAGAACTGGCCTGCGACGGCGAGCCCCAAATCCACGGGCAGCGGGTCCATGCGTGCGGCCTCGGGTGTCCACTCACGCCATGCGCGCTGGATCAAGCGCCCGGGGTTAGGCACTGCGTGGACGTCACGGAGGGTGCGCACGAGACGCTGGGCGGTGGCTCGTGCATCCTGTGCGGACACCGGTGCGGCGATCGGGGACTCCCAGTTGATGCCCTGAGCTGCTTCGGGCGGGGTCCAGCCGAGTTCGGCCAATTGGATGCGCTGGTCCTCGGTGATCTGACGGGAGACGTCGAGGAACTGGTCCGACACTGCTTCAACGATCACCTTTTCCGCTTCGAAGGCCATCTGGACGTAGACGTCCGGGCGTTCAATGTCGGACAGGATCAGGTAGCTTCCGGGCAGTGCTTCCACGATGAAGGGGGTCAGGCGCGCCGAAAGGTCTTCCCATGTGGTGTCCATGTGTGGAGCCTACTCGAACTCTTGGAGGACTTCGTGTCGACCATGTGCTGCCATCTCGGTCGACACACCCTGGTCGAAGGCGCCAAGGGCATTGGCCAACAGGTGCAGTGCCGCATCGACACTCCCTTCACGCACGCGATTGCGATCCCCGGACAGGTGCAGTTCCCGGTGGTCCCAGCCGTCTTTCCACACGAGGGCCACATGGACGGTTCCGGCAGGATGGCCATCGGCTGGTCCCGGGCCGGCGACCCCTGTGGTGGCCAGTGCGAGGTCAGCTCCCGTGAGTCTGCGGGCGCCCCGCGCCATGGCGAGACACACCTCGCGGTCGACTGGACCGCGACGGGCGAGGAGATGCTCTTCGACTCCCAGCAAAGTGGCCTTCAGGTCGGTGGCGTAACAGCAGATTCCTCCCCGTAGGACTGCCGAGGCACCGGGCACGTCGACCAGGCGCGCGCACAGGGCCCCGCCAGTGAGGGACTCGGCGGTGGCCACGCTCATGCCGAGGGCGGCCAATCGCGCGATGAGCGAGGCCGGGTCCGGCCTGTCGGCCTGTTCCATGGGCTCCAGCGGCTCCGCCTGCTCGTGGTCACCACGCGCGTCCCGGCTCATGCCCAGTCCTCCGTTTGGTCGTCACTTTCTCCGCTCTCTTCACCCCATCGTGCCAGCGCCTCGGCCACGACGGAGGAGATCACCGACCCCGAATAACCCTTCCGGGCAAGCGCGCCGCTCAGGCGCCGCCAAGCCACCTCACGAGGTGCGCCGGACAGTGAGCGCCGCTTGCGCTCGACCAGTTCCCGGGCGCGTTCGACCTCGTCCTCCCGGTCGATGTCGGCCATGGCCCGCTCGGCGAGTTCTCCTGTGATGCCCTTGCGTCGAAGGTCCTCGGCCAGTGCACGTCCGACCTTTCCAGAGGCGGCGAATCGCTCCCTCACGAGGGCGGTCGCGTAAGCGCCGTCATCCACCAGGCCCACTCGGGTCAGACGTTCGATGACCTCGTCGGAGACCTCGTCGGAAAACCCGCGCGACGTCATCGCCGTACGCAGTTGGGCGCTGGAGCGCGCTCGGGAGTCGAGCTGTCGCAGGGCCACCTCCCGGGCGGCCTCCACCGCCTCGGCTCCGGTGAGGGCGGCGTTGCGCTCGCGCATGCGGCGGGCACGCTCCTCCGGCGAGAGGCCGGTGGAGCACTCATCCTGACCGAGTTCGGGATGGTCCTCAGGGTCCAGGTACTTCACCACGGCAGGCACCCCTGCCCGGTCAGAAGCCTGCGTCTTCAGAAGGGTCGATCGCCTTGCCGCGGGACTTCGCCTTCCCGGCCTCGGCACGCGCCTCCTCCTCGGCGGCGCGAGCGGCGGCTTCCCCGACTCCGAGGTGGATGAGGATCTTCTGCTCGATCTCGTTGGCCAGCTCCGGGTTGTCGACCAGGAACTGTCGGACGTTCTCCTTGCCCTGGCCCAATTGGTCGTCCCCGTAGGTGAACCAGGAGCCGGACTTTCGGATGATGCCGGCGTCCACACCCATGTCGATGATCGAACCCTCACGGGAGATGCCGCGCCCGTAGACGATGTCGAACTCGGCCTGCTTGAAAGGTGGGGCCATCTTGTTCTTGACGACCTTGGCGCGGGTGCGGTTGCCGACGGGGGCGCCGGCCTCCTTGAGGGTCTCGATGCGGCGCACGTCGATGCGCACGGAGGCGTAGAACTTCAAGGCCTTGCCACCGGTGGTGGTCTCCGGGGAACCGAAGAAGACGCCGATCTTCTCGCGCAGCTGGTTGATGAAGATGGCGGTGGTGCCCGTGGCGGACAGGGCGCCGGTGATCTTGCGCAGCGCCTGGCTCATGAGGCGCGCCTGCAGGCCGACATGGGAGTCGCCCATTTCGCCCTCGATCTCGGCCTTGGGGACCAGTGCCGCAACCGAGTCGATGACGATGATGTCGATTCCGCCGGATCGGATGAGCATGTCGGCGATCTCCAGAGCCTGCTCGCCCGTGTCGGGCTGGGCGACCAGCAGGGAGTCGGTGTCGACTCCCAAGGCGCGCGCGTAGACAGGGTCCAAGGCGTGCTCGGCGTCGATGAAGGCGGCGTTGCCGCCCGCCTTCTGGGCGTTGGCAACGGCGTGCAGGGCGACGGTGGTCTTGCCGGAGGATTCAGGGCCGTAGACCTCGATGACACGGCCGCGCGGCAGGCCGCCGATGCCCAAGGCCACGTCGAGTGCCAGGGAACCGGTGGGGATCACCTGGACGGGCGGGCGGGTGTCGTCACCCAGACGCATGACGGAGCCTTTGCCGAATTGCTTGTCGATCTGGGACAGCGCAGCCTCAAGGGCCTTGTTCCTGTCGTTTCCGGCGGAAGCGGGGGCGGACTTGCGGGGTGCGGCCATGGGTGTCTCCTGTCGTCGTGGGCCTCTCCGGCCCTGTGCCTGTCCTGGTCAGCGGGAGCGTCCCCCCTCTCCGAGGGGACACGGACGACGGTACGTGCGACCACCCACATCTGGAACCGTCTCCCCCAATGCCTGTGGACGGGGGGGCGGTTGTCGTCCGCGCACAAGAATAGGACAGAACACCTGTTCGATGCATGTGGGTGGCGCGGCGTGTCCACAGGGTCAGTGACGAGGACGTCGGCGGTCCTTCGGATCCACCCGGTGGATCCACAGTGCCGACTCGTCGGCGTCGGTCTCGCGGACGTACTCCTGCCACACCAGGCGCGGGTCGTCCCCGCGTTGCAGCGCCTCGACGGCAGTGGCCCCGAGGTGCGGAAGGTGCAGATCGGTGGCGTGGGAGCGTCCGAGCACCGGGCCGTGGACGGCATCGACCGCCGCCCAGAACTCGGAGAGCTTCACGTGAGGCGACCCAGAGGTCAGGAGATCAGGGCCACGGGGACCATGTCGACCCGAGCGGGTGCGGGCAGGACACTGCCGTCTGCCACGGCCATCCGGTCCGAGACCTCCCGCAGGACGAACCACAGGGGCACACCCAGAGCGCCGCAAATTGCGTCGAGCAGTTCGGAGGAGGCCTCCTTCTGCCCGCGCTCGACCTCGGAGAGGTAGCCCAACGAGACCTGCGCCTGAGAGGAGACTTCACGCAGTGTGCGCCCCTGGTGCTGACGAAGCGCGCGCAGCACGTCACCGATCTCGGTTCGCAGCAACGGCACGGCGGGGCGGGTCTGAGTCATGCTTCGACTGTAGGCGACCACGGCCGGAAATGCACTCCGAGACCACGTGTCGGGCCTGTGAAAACTCTGTGGGTTGCGTCCCTGGGACTCAACTTTGATCCGCGGCGCCCCGCCCTCGTGAGGACTTCCACACCTCCAGGACGTAGACCAGGCCCGACCAGACGGTGACGGCCACCATGACCCCGCCCAAGATGTACACGGGCAGCGCAATCCACTCCAGGATCGCGCGCGGGACCAGCGCACCCCACGGCACCAGCAGCGCAATGATGAACGCCATCTGCAAGACCGTCTTGAGCTTTCCACCGGCGTTGGCGGCCACGACGACTCCGCGCCGCAACAGGACCATCCGCATGAGGGTGATGCCGAGTTCGCGCACGGCCACCAGGATCGTCACCCACCACGGGCTCAATTCCGTGTCCAGGGAGAGCATGACGAAGGCCCCCAGCGTCAGGGCCTTGTCGGCGATGGGGTCGACGATCTTTCCGAAATCGGTGACCAGTCCCTGCGCACGCGCAATCTGACCGTCGAGGAAGTCCGTGAGGGAGGCAAGGATGAAGACGCCCAGAGCGGCCCATCGCATCATCGTTCCCGGCTGCAGCATGAGCCAGATGAAGACCGGCACCAGGAGCAGCCGCAACACCGTGAGAAAGTTCGGCAGGTTCACCAGCCCCGCGGGGTCGGTGCTGCCGCCTCGTACGTGAAGAGCGCCCATACTCGAATCCTACCGGCCCGTCAGCTGCCAGGCGTCCTCACCCTCGTCCGGTTCTTCATCGACCCAGTGTGGATGTGCCCCACCGAAGTCGTGACCTGCGTACGGGTCGTCGTCCTCGTCGCCGACGAAAGGATCCTCCGGGAGCACCGGGATCGCCGGATCGGACTCCCTGGACACCTGCGGAACCACACGAGTCGGATCCGGATCGAGGACCTCTGTCGTGGCCTGCGACGGGGGGATCGACGGCGGCATCGGAGGCGGAGGCGACGCGAGGTCGGGGGCGCCGGAGGCGGACTCGGCAGGTGCCGGCGGCACGGGGGCGGGAGCCGGCTGGGTCTCCCCGCGCAGCATGGCCAGGACCTCCGGCAACTGCTCGGGTTGGACGAGCACCTGACGGGCCTTGGAGCCCTCCGAAGGCCCGACGACACCCCGCGACTCCAACAGGTCCATGAGTCGCCCGGCGCGAGCGAATCCCACGCGCAGTTTGCGTTGGAGCATCGAGGTCGAGCCCAACTGGGTCGACACGACCAGTTCGGCCGCCTGCAGCAGGTCGTCCAAGTCGTCGCCGATGTCCTCAGCAACCTTCTTCGTCTGGGCAGGGGCGACGACGTCCTCCCTGTAGGAGGCCTCCATCTGCGACTTCACGTGCTGGACGACCTGGTGGATCTCAGACTCGGTCACCCAGGCACCCTGGACACGCATCGGCTTGCCGGCGCCCGCCGGCAGGTACAGGGCGTCACCCTGGCCGATGAGCTTCTCAGCGCCCGGCTGGTCGAGGATCGTACGCGAGTCCGTCAGGGACGAGGTCGCAAATGCCAACCTGGAGGGCACATTGGCTTTGATGAGGCCCGTGACCACGTCGACGGAGGGACGCTGGGTGGCCAGGACCAGGTGGATGCCGGCCGCGCGCGCCAACTGGGTGATGCGCTGGATGGAGGCTTCCACGTCGCGCGGGGCCACCATCATGAGGTCCGCCAACTCGTCAACGACGACCAGCAGGTACGGGTAGGGCCGCAACTTCCGGTCGAGCCCCGGCAGGGCGGTGACCTGTCCGGCCTCGATCGCCTTGTTGAAGTCGTCGACGTGTTTGAAGCCGTAGGTGGCCAAGTCGTCGTAGCGGGCGTCCATCTCTCGCACCACCCACTCCAGGGCCTCCGCGGCCTTCTTCGGATCGGTGATGATCGGCGAGATGAGGTGGGGGATGCCCTCGTAGATGGTGAGTTCGACGCGCTTGGGGTCCACGAGGATCATGCGGACCTGGCGCGGGGTGGCGCGCATCATGATCGAGGTGATCATCGAGTTGACGAAACTCGACTTGCCCGAGCCCGTCTGGCCGGCCACCAGCAGGTGCGGGGTCTTGGCCAGGTTCGTGACGACGTAGCCGCCTTCGACGTCCTTGCCCACCCCGACGACCAGCGGATGCTGGTTCCGTTTGGCCGCGCCGCTGCGCAGGACGTCGCCCAGGGCGACGGTTTCGCGGTCGGCGTTGGGAATCTCGACGCCAATGGCGCTCTTTCCAGGAATGGGAGCCAGGATTCTCACGTCCGCGCTGGCCACCGCGTAGGCGATGTTCTTCGACAGGTTCGTCAGGCGGTCCACCTTCACGCCCGGCCCCAGGACCACCTCGTAGCGGGTGACGGTGGGGCCCCGGGAGAAGCCGGTGACCTTGGCGTCCACGTTGAACTCGGCGAAGACCTGCTGGAGGGCCTGGACGACCTGGTCGTTGACGGCCGAGCGGGTCATGTGGGGGGCGCCCTTGATGAGGAAGTCCTCGGTGGGCAGCGCGTACGCCAGGTCCGCGTCCAGGGCGTCCTGGTAGGAGTCGCCCGGTTCGTCGGTGACGGGCGGGGGCGCCAGTTCCGTGCCCGAGGCGGCCGCACCTGGCACCGAGGGTGCGCCCGCGGAAGCGGGCGGCACCGCCACGCCCTCGTCCTGCCAGTCGTCCTCGGTGCGGGTCAGACACTCGACCTCGCCGAGGACCTCCGTGACTCCCTTGGCCGGTGTGGCCTCCCGGACGGGGATGGTGGGAAGCACCGGGGTGGGAGGAGCCGCCGGGTCGGCGCCTGCGGCGGCGGGGCCGGGAGCAGTGTCCACGGCATTGCGGAAGGATTCGTCCCCGTCATAGGAGTCGAGGAAGGGGTCCTCCCCCGCTGCCAGCCCCTGGCGCGATTCGCGGCGGATCCGCTTGCGCGCCTGGGCCGGGGACTCCTCGGCCGAGGCGCGCTTGGCGTCCCCGGCAAGCGCGGCGACGAGGGCGCGCAGGCGCTGCGGAACCTCGGCCACACGCGTGCGGGTGGCCAGCAACAGCGAGTACACGAGCAGCAGGACGAGGAGCGCCGCCGCCCCCCACGGGGACAGGAGGTGGGTGAGGGGGCGGGCAATGAACCAACCGATCACTCCCCCGGCCGCTTCGATGCCCTCGACCGGGTCGAAGGGCGGGTTTCCCTTCGTCACATGGACCAGACCGGCAAGGGCCGTGGTGATTCCGGCGCCACCGGCCACGTGGTGCGGCAGGGCGTGGGTGCCCGCGCGTGCACGGAAGAGTTCCACCGACAGGGCCAGGAGGACCAGCGGCAGGACCACGGAGAAGATTCCGACCGAGCCCGCCGACATGTGGTGGATGACATCTCCGGCAGCCCCGGAGATTCCGAACCACTCCCGAAGAGCCACCAACACCGCCACTGCGATGGCCACGAACGCCAACGCATCGCGTTTGACCTGGGGGTCCACGGCCCG
This genomic interval carries:
- the miaB gene encoding tRNA (N6-isopentenyl adenosine(37)-C2)-methylthiotransferase MiaB, which codes for MSLEMTAAPRTYAVRTLGCQMNEHDSERIAGLLDAAGLVPVHLVPQAAARATDAGDMGADVVVINTCSVRENAATRLFGNLGQLASVKRARPGMQIAVGGCLAQQMRDGIVEKAPWVDAVFGTHNIDVLPALLRRAEHNRAAAVEIEEALKVFPSTLPTHRESAYAAWVSISVGCNNTCTFCIVPHLRGKERDRRPGEILSEVQAVAAQGAIEVTLLGQNVNSYGVGFGERGAFAKLLRAVGAVEGLERVRFTSPHPAAFTNDVIAAMAETPTVMPSLHMPLQSGSDAVLRQMRRSYRRERFMGILSRVREAIPEAAISTDIIVGFPGESEEDFAQTLEVVREARFASAFTFLYSPRPGTPAADRTDQVPAEVALERYKRLVAVQESICEEDNAKLAGTEVEVLIGEGEGRKDGATARISGRARDNRLVHVALPEGVDGGTNEGGRPRPGDMVRARVTHGAPHHLIADSALTGGLFEVRRTRAGDAWQARHRAEEEAADSRVQLGIPTLRVGGR
- the hflX gene encoding GTPase HflX; its protein translation is MPSGEETRRVEDVVARILARRGTALASTEGQDTRGDAGALEREARSGTRRVHGLSTELEDVSEVEYRQIRLEKVVLVGLRTTGTEEEAEVSLRELAALAETAGSEVLDGIIQKRANPDPATFLGSGKARELAELVAANGADTVIVDSELAPSQRRGLEDVVKVKVVDRTALILDIFAQHAKSREGKAQVELAQLEYLLPRLRGWGESMSRQAGGRVASGEGIGSRGPGETKIELDRRRIRTRMARLRAQIRDMEPSRRTQRASRRRGGVPSVAIAGYTNAGKSTLLNRITGADVLVENALFATLDPTVRRSTTPDGRVFTLTDTVGFVRNLPTQLVEAFRSTLEEVAEADVILHVVDAAHPDPAGQVAAVHAVLDTIDGARDIPELIVLNKADLAAPEQLALLRSTLPDSVVASAWTGQGVDELRLRLQDMLPRPRVAVDVVVPYSRGDLVHQVHEEGEVDSEEYVAAGTRLVARVDPALAARLDQADVSESVLGDAGA
- a CDS encoding regulatory protein RecX: MVKYLDPEDHPELGQDECSTGLSPEERARRMRERNAALTGAEAVEAAREVALRQLDSRARSSAQLRTAMTSRGFSDEVSDEVIERLTRVGLVDDGAYATALVRERFAASGKVGRALAEDLRRKGITGELAERAMADIDREDEVERARELVERKRRSLSGAPREVAWRRLSGALARKGYSGSVISSVVAEALARWGEESGESDDQTEDWA
- the miaA gene encoding tRNA (adenosine(37)-N6)-dimethylallyltransferase MiaA, encoding MTDQPRPDLALARPGDLVVAVVGPTASGKSDLALDLAEALPQVLGATGPGELVSADSMQFYRGMDIGTAKTPVEERRGIAHHQIDTLEVTEEPSAARYQCEARADVAAIHRRGGVAVVAGGSGLYQRALLDVIDFPGTDPEVRARLEAEAVSVGGVQRLHARLEELDPVSAGRIDARNTRRIVRALEVISLTGRPYSSQMPRHVFHRPALMIGVDRSRQEVDQRIEVRTHAMFDQGLVEEVRALEAVGLRAGRTASKATGYAQALAVLDGEMTPDEAVDAVSLATRQLVRRQLKWLRPDPRVVWLPAAGPRQLLASAIKAVQRQVEALRCQVGTSSP
- the recA gene encoding recombinase RecA, which translates into the protein MAAPRKSAPASAGNDRNKALEAALSQIDKQFGKGSVMRLGDDTRPPVQVIPTGSLALDVALGIGGLPRGRVIEVYGPESSGKTTVALHAVANAQKAGGNAAFIDAEHALDPVYARALGVDTDSLLVAQPDTGEQALEIADMLIRSGGIDIIVIDSVAALVPKAEIEGEMGDSHVGLQARLMSQALRKITGALSATGTTAIFINQLREKIGVFFGSPETTTGGKALKFYASVRIDVRRIETLKEAGAPVGNRTRAKVVKNKMAPPFKQAEFDIVYGRGISREGSIIDMGVDAGIIRKSGSWFTYGDDQLGQGKENVRQFLVDNPELANEIEQKILIHLGVGEAAARAAEEEARAEAGKAKSRGKAIDPSEDAGF
- a CDS encoding class I SAM-dependent methyltransferase, which encodes MEQQYFTDQPAATEAELRRLHVSVRGFEVEMWVSDKVFSGSRLDLGTRQLLAEAPALPGSGTFLDLGCGWGPVAVAMALESPGATVWAVDVNTRALELTRRNAVHNETSNVVPMAADQALTRARAEGVRFDAIWSNPPVRIGKEAMHVMLTSWLDLLSDQGVAHLVVQRNMGADSLTAWLCERGYRAGKIASKKGYRIIEVHPRSS
- a CDS encoding CinA family protein, coding for MEQADRPDPASLIARLAALGMSVATAESLTGGALCARLVDVPGASAVLRGGICCYATDLKATLLGVEEHLLARRGPVDREVCLAMARGARRLTGADLALATTGVAGPGPADGHPAGTVHVALVWKDGWDHRELHLSGDRNRVREGSVDAALHLLANALGAFDQGVSTEMAAHGRHEVLQEFE